A window of Thermosynechococcus sp. NK55a contains these coding sequences:
- a CDS encoding PAP/fibrillin family protein — MAKAELLMAIAGLNRGLLATPRDRKQVAALVASLEGMNPTSDPLNAPEKLAGDWRLIYTSSQALLALDRSPLVKLGQIYQCIRPQQQRIYNIAELYGLPFLEGIISVLARFEPLTQQRVQVYFERSIVGLRQWLNYYSPAQFIPQLHSRQPLMALDVPLNSNDQQGWLDITYLDEDLRISRGNEGSLFVLTRV; from the coding sequence GTGGCAAAAGCTGAGTTATTGATGGCGATCGCTGGCCTGAATCGAGGTCTGCTAGCCACACCGCGCGATCGCAAACAGGTAGCTGCCCTTGTTGCTTCCCTGGAAGGCATGAATCCCACTTCGGATCCCCTCAATGCCCCTGAAAAATTAGCTGGGGATTGGCGATTGATCTACACCAGTAGTCAGGCCCTTCTCGCCTTAGATCGCTCTCCCCTCGTGAAGCTGGGGCAAATTTATCAGTGCATTCGTCCGCAGCAGCAGCGCATCTACAACATTGCTGAACTCTATGGATTGCCCTTCCTTGAGGGAATTATCAGCGTGTTGGCCCGATTTGAACCCTTGACCCAACAGCGGGTACAGGTGTACTTTGAACGTTCCATTGTTGGCCTGCGCCAGTGGTTGAATTACTACTCCCCCGCCCAATTCATTCCCCAACTCCACAGCCGTCAGCCGCTGATGGCCCTAGATGTGCCCCTCAACAGCAATGATCAACAGGGCTGGCTTGACATTACCTACCTCGATGAAGATTTGCGAATTAGCCGCGGCAATGAAGGCAGCCTCTTTGTCTTAACCCGGGTTTAG
- a CDS encoding NADPH-dependent FMN reductase, whose product MVKFIGWAGSLRDSSYSQRALDAAIAKAATRGVTVERLDLRQMRLPFCTGAESYPDYPDVAAFQAKVKEADGILLVTPEYHGSVSGVLKNSLDLLSFEHLSGKVVAMMSVLGGQTNSNALNDLRVILRWVHAWVIPEQVAIGQAWQAFTPEGQLSDPKLEERVDKLIASWIQTTRQLREARA is encoded by the coding sequence ATGGTCAAATTCATTGGTTGGGCAGGGAGTCTGCGGGATAGCTCCTACTCCCAAAGGGCATTAGATGCTGCGATTGCCAAAGCAGCCACCCGAGGGGTTACCGTTGAACGTCTTGATCTACGGCAGATGAGGCTTCCCTTTTGCACAGGTGCTGAGAGCTACCCCGACTATCCCGATGTGGCCGCCTTTCAAGCTAAGGTCAAGGAAGCCGATGGCATTTTGCTAGTGACACCGGAGTACCATGGCAGTGTCAGCGGTGTGCTAAAAAACTCCCTCGATCTCCTGAGCTTTGAACATCTCAGCGGCAAAGTAGTCGCCATGATGAGTGTCCTCGGGGGCCAAACCAACAGCAATGCCCTCAACGATCTACGGGTGATTCTGCGCTGGGTGCATGCTTGGGTGATTCCAGAACAGGTGGCCATTGGTCAGGCTTGGCAAGCCTTCACACCCGAGGGGCAATTGAGCGATCCCAAGCTCGAGGAGCGAGTGGACAAACTGATTGCCAGTTGGATTCAAACCACCCGTCAACTCCGAGAAGCAAGGGCCTAG
- the hemB gene encoding porphobilinogen synthase → MELTHRPRRLRRTAQIRRLVREHTLTTADLIYPVFVMEGEDQVQEVPSMPGCYRYSLDRLILELKEVYALGIGAIALFPLVPEHLKDNAGTESYNPDGLVQRSLRAIKEVLPDLLIFTDVALDPYSSEGHDGIVKDGEILNDETVEVLVKQAVSQAAAGADFVAPSDMMDGRVGAIRAGLDAAGYTHVGILAYSAKYASAYYGPFRDALDSAPKFGDKKTYQMDPANVREAVREVSFDIEEGADIVMVKPALAYMDVIARLKQVSDVPVAAYNVSGEYAMVKAAARNGWIDEKKVVLETLLGFKRAGADVILTYHAKQVAQWLQEGLN, encoded by the coding sequence ATGGAGCTAACCCATCGGCCTCGCCGTTTACGCCGCACGGCTCAAATTCGTCGCCTGGTGCGCGAGCATACCCTAACTACGGCGGATTTGATCTATCCGGTCTTTGTCATGGAGGGGGAAGATCAGGTGCAGGAAGTCCCCTCGATGCCCGGCTGCTATCGCTATAGCCTGGATCGCCTAATTTTAGAGCTGAAGGAGGTCTATGCCTTGGGAATTGGGGCGATCGCCCTATTTCCCTTGGTCCCTGAGCATCTCAAGGATAATGCTGGCACCGAAAGCTACAATCCCGATGGCCTGGTCCAGCGATCGCTACGAGCGATTAAGGAAGTCTTACCTGATTTGCTCATCTTTACGGATGTAGCCCTTGATCCCTACAGCAGCGAAGGCCACGATGGCATTGTCAAAGATGGCGAAATTCTCAATGACGAAACTGTAGAGGTGCTGGTCAAACAGGCAGTGAGTCAAGCGGCTGCGGGGGCCGATTTTGTTGCCCCCTCGGATATGATGGATGGCCGTGTCGGTGCCATTCGGGCGGGTCTGGATGCCGCGGGCTATACTCATGTGGGAATTCTTGCTTACTCTGCGAAATACGCTTCCGCCTACTATGGCCCTTTCCGTGATGCTTTAGACTCAGCTCCCAAGTTTGGCGATAAAAAAACCTACCAAATGGATCCCGCCAATGTCCGCGAGGCAGTGCGGGAAGTGAGCTTCGACATTGAGGAAGGGGCAGATATTGTCATGGTGAAACCTGCCCTTGCCTACATGGATGTCATTGCGCGGCTAAAGCAGGTGAGCGATGTTCCCGTGGCTGCCTACAATGTTTCTGGCGAATACGCAATGGTGAAAGCTGCCGCCCGCAATGGCTGGATTGATGAGAAAAAAGTGGTCCTAGAAACCCTACTGGGCTTTAAGCGAGCAGGTGCCGATGTCATTCTCACCTACCATGCCAAGCAGGTGGCGCAGTGGCTGCAGGAGGGATTGAACTAG